A stretch of DNA from Deltaproteobacteria bacterium:
GCAGCAGGCAATGTCCAGTGGAGAAACAGTTTTGGCCTGCCTGCGGCAGCGGGTGACAGCTGCCCCCGGCAAATCGAGTCTGCTTCCTAGATTGTCGCAGTATGCCGGTCAACCGCAGGCCGATAGTTCATGACCAGTACTTTCTTGCTATCCTGAAAGACCACTTCTATCTTTTTGGGACTCAATTGCCGGGCAACAATACCAGGGCCGAACACGGCATGTCTTATGATATCACCGACGGCAAATTTGCCATCCAGTGAGTAGGCGAGCCCTGTGTCGGCGTCAATTCGAGCAAGCTTGGCTCGCAGCTGCTCTTCAGACAGGCCCGCTACGTTTATTGTCTGCCTCTCCGCCTCCTGCTCCAGCAGTTCAAGGTCAGCAGCTGGATCCAGGTCTTGCTCGAGCAAATCTTCATGATCTTCCACAGGAATTTCATCGTCAGAAAGAACTGGCATTGTTTGCTCCTCCCCTTCACAAGGTTTCAGCTTCAAAGGACCATACCATCTATTTTTCTAGAGCATGCCAGGAAGATTACTCCCAAAAATTGCGGAAGCATAAGTTATTTTGTCTGCCACTGCAAGTCAAAAAACAAAAATTCGCCATGGTCAATTTTTGTTGGACATTCCGCCGCAAAAAAGCTATCAGAAGCCAACACCAGCGAAGGTATCCGGCTTCAGTGAGTGGCGGAAATTCATGCAACAGATGCTGACAACCATCCTGCCTATTTTCGCAATCATCGTTCTTGGCTGCTGTCTTCGCCAGTTCAACTTCATCCAGGAAGGGTTCCTGGTGCAGGCCAATCGTCTGGTGTATTTTGTTGCCATTCCCGCCATGATATTTCATGAGGTCTCTGGCATTACCTTGTCGCTGTACTTTGATCCGTTCACAGTGGCAGCCATGTTGCTGCCCCTGCCAATTGTAATAGCGGCTGGTTTTTTCCAGCTCCGCCTGGTCGGCTTGCAGCGTTCTCAGGTGGGCACCTTCTTGCAGTGCAGTTTTCACGGCAACCTGGGATATGTGGGTCTGGCAGTGAGTTATTACTTTCTCGGCAAAGATGGTTTTACCCGGGCCAGCATCTTCGCGGGATTTCTTATCCTGTTGCAGAACGTCCTGTCAGTTACCCTGCTGCACACCTTCAGCTCGGCTGCCCGGGCCAGCCGCTCGCCTGCAGTGGTTGTCAGGCAGATACTTTTCAATCCTATAATTCTGGCAGTTACTGCGGGAATTGTTTCCTCTTCGCTGGCTGTTACTCTGCCCGTGCTGCTCAATCGCAGTCTGCAAATATTGAGCGGCATGGCTTTGCCACTGGCACTTCTGCTGATAGGTGCTTCCATTTCTTTCGGCAAGATTCGGACCTATCTGAGACCACTCTTGTCGATCAGTCTCTCCAAGCTGGTGCTGCTGCCAGCTGTAGGACTTTTGCTTTTCCGCATGCTGGGCATTCCCAAGCACAACCTGCTGCCCGCTCTCATCCTGCTTGCCTCTCCTACCGCTACTGTGAGCTATGTGATGGCCAAAGCGATAGGTGGTGATGCAAGTCTGGCTACTGCGGCAGTATCCCTGACAACGCTGGTGTCAGCACTCACTTTCATGTTCTGGCTGGGAATTCCCTCATGATCATATGGCCATGGCAGATTTTTTCGGACGGCGGGCTTGAAGACGAAGTTGAGCTGCCTGTTCAGCGGGCAGCCAGGAGAATGCGGCCTTGGCGGCCCACAAGGAAATGCAGACAGGGAGCCAGCAACTCGACTCGAGCATCATATTGCCACCACAGGAGGCCATGATGAGCAATGTGAACAGGAGAAATACTGCTGACTATGGCAATGGTCTGAGCGATAGGCTGGAGCCGCTCAGCCCCATAGACATCAAACGGACCGAGGATTTCGACCATCTTCTCAGGCAGAT
This window harbors:
- a CDS encoding AEC family transporter; translated protein: MQQMLTTILPIFAIIVLGCCLRQFNFIQEGFLVQANRLVYFVAIPAMIFHEVSGITLSLYFDPFTVAAMLLPLPIVIAAGFFQLRLVGLQRSQVGTFLQCSFHGNLGYVGLAVSYYFLGKDGFTRASIFAGFLILLQNVLSVTLLHTFSSAARASRSPAVVVRQILFNPIILAVTAGIVSSSLAVTLPVLLNRSLQILSGMALPLALLLIGASISFGKIRTYLRPLLSISLSKLVLLPAVGLLLFRMLGIPKHNLLPALILLASPTATVSYVMAKAIGGDASLATAAVSLTTLVSALTFMFWLGIPS